A single Drosophila miranda strain MSH22 chromosome XR, D.miranda_PacBio2.1, whole genome shotgun sequence DNA region contains:
- the LOC108153555 gene encoding V-type proton ATPase subunit e 2, with the protein MTVPDYVPPLVITCIWGFIGIICPFFARGPNKGVTQCCLMLTAVTCWLFWLCCYMTQLNPLIGPKLSMNEIMIMAREWGNEIKDTMDVAV; encoded by the exons ATGACTGTTCCTGATTATGTGCCTCCCTTGGTCATCACCTGCATTTGGGGATTCATTGGCATCATCTGCCCCTTCTTTGCTCGTGGCCCAAACAAAGG AGTGACTCAATGCTGCCTTATGCTAACCGCAGTAACATGTTGGCTGTT TTGGCTGTGCTGTTACATGACGCAGCTGAACCCTCTGATTGGCCCCAAATTGAGCATGAATGAAATCATGATTATGGCCCGCGAATGGGGAAACGAGATCAAAGACACAATGGATGTCGCTGTGTAA
- the LOC108153066 gene encoding uncharacterized protein LOC108153066, with translation MFQNSAARLLVPAIRNAMQSRCQSVVSGPPTQHISKAEKVILGGGMCAAALFIPGWVLYHIRDYKGGK, from the exons atgttccAAAATAGTGCTGCTCGTCTTTTGGTTCCGGCCATCCGTAATGCCATGCAGAGCCGATGCCAATCCGTGGTTTCCGGCCCACCAACACAGCATATCTCAAAGGCT GAGAAAGTGATTCTGGGCGGTGGCATGTGCGCAGCGGCTCTGTTTATTCCTGGCTGGGTTCTATATCACATCCGTGATTACAAGGGCGGAAAGTAA
- the LOC108153065 gene encoding 26S proteasome non-ATPase regulatory subunit 4 — translation MVLESTMICFDNSDYQRNGDYFPTRLNVQKDGINLVCLTKLRSNPENNVGLMTLSNTVEVLATLTSDVGRILSKMHLIQPKGEINLLTGIRIAHLVLKHRQGKNHKMRIVVFVGSPICHEEGDLVKQAKRLKKEKVNVDIVSFGDHGNNNETLTAFINALNGKDGTGSHLVSVPRGSALSEALLSSPIIQGEDGLGGAGLGGNVFEFGVDPNEDPELALALRVSMEEQRQRQESEQRRANADSTAPAGVEAAATAGQPKVESGAGNAEANSEEAMLQRALALSTETPEDNLPDFANMTEEEQIAFAMQMSMQDAPDDSVTQQAKRPKTEETNAPMDVDEDYSEVIGDPAFLQSVLENLPGVDPQSEAVRDAVGSLNKDKDKKNEEKDNQKK, via the exons ATGGTTCTTGAAAGTACTATGATATG CTTTGATAACAGCGATTACCAACGCAATGGTGACTATTTTCCTACACGTCTGAACGTCCAAAAGGATGGAATCAATCTCGTTTGTCTCACTAAACTGAGATCCAATCCAGAGAATAATGTTGGACTAATGACGTTGTCGAA TACCGTGGAAGTGCTGGCTACTCTGACAAGCGACGTGGGGCGGATTTTGTCCAAAATGCATCTCATCCAACCAAAGGGTGAGATAAACCTTCTGACCGGGATCCGCATAGCCCATTTGGTGTTGAAGCATCGTCAAGGCAAAAACCATAAGATGCGTATTGTCGTCTTTGTTGGCTCTCCCATTTGTCACGAAGAAGGAGACCTTGTGAAGCAAGCTAAACGCCTGAAGAAAGAGAAGGTGAATGTTGACATTGTTAGCTTCGGCGATCATGGCAATAACAACGAGACGCTGACTGCTTTCATCAACGCATTGAACGGCAAAGACGGTACTGGATCGCACTTGGTTAGTGTTCCTCGCGGATCTGCCCTGTCTGAAGCTCTGTTGTCGTCGCCCATTATTCAGGGAGAAGATGGATTGGGTGGTGCCGGCTTGGGAGGAAACGTGTTCGAATTCGGAGTTGATCCCAACGAAGACCCGGAACTGGCTCTTGCTTTGCGTGTGTCAATGGAGGAGCAACGTCAACGTCAGGAAAGTGAGCAACGTCGTGCTAATGCTGATAGCACAGCACCAGCTGGTGTCGAAGCTGCTGCTACCGCGGGGCAGCCCAAAGTTGAAAGCGGCGCAGGAAACGCCGAGGCGAATTCGGAGGAAGCTATGTTGCAACGGGCCTTGGCACTGTCCACTGAGACCCCTGAAGATAACTTGCCAGATTTTGCCAACATGACCGAAGAAGAACAGATCGCCTTTGCCATGCAAATGTCCATGCAAGATGCTCCAGATGATAGCGTTACCCAGCAAGCAAAGCGCCCAAAAACTGAAGAAACCAATGCCCCTATGGATGTGGACGAGGACTATTCGGAGGTAATTGGCGACCCGGCCTTCTTGCAGAGTGTGCTAGAGAATCTTCCTGGGGTAGATCCCCAATCCGAGGCAGTGCGCGATGCTGTTGGCTCACTGAACAAAGACAAGGACAAAAAAAATGAGGAAAAggataaccaaaagaaataa
- the LOC108150816 gene encoding pickpocket protein 28, translated as MSFLSRVKEKLWRNGQNRKQIFLRNTSLELLKYVIGDRHLWWIKLYFIIIFGSLIYVAVNLAVRVFVKWEDTPVIIGISSTMTPISKIPFPAITVCNMNQAKKSKVEDLIPGSLGYSMLQKTCYKENTYGNFTKSNHRYKNETFPNFILNVSERCEDLIVSCMFHKKKLPCTDIFREIFVDEGLCCVFNLLHPYYLYKFRPTYIRDYTSTNRFADIAVDWNPISGYPPKLPSSYYPRPGVGVGIAMGLQIILNGHVNDYFCSSTNGQGFKVLLYNPIDQPRMKESGLPAMIGHQTTFRIIARSFEALPSIRNIHRTKRQCIFSDEEELYFYRYYTRRNCESECDALFFLRLCDCIPYYLPLVFANATVCDAAQFDCWNNAELQIFDKKRSECKDLCLTSCHDLTFFPDAFTTPFSQQDLKAQSDYLKNLSNEYIRKNLAVVNFYFTENYFRSNVRTSYTGPTEYMSLTGGIMSLMIGFSVIFIAEILYVVVLFFILLFFNL; from the exons ATGAGTTTCCTGAGTAGAGTGAAAGAAAAACTGTGGAGGAACGGTCAAAACCGAAAGCAAATATTTCTAAGAAATACATCATTGGAGTTGTTAAAATACGTCATCGGTGATAGACATTTATGGTGGATAAAGCTATACTTTATAATAATTTTTGGTTCGCTTATTTATGTGGCCGTAAACTTAGCGGTTCGCGTTTTTGTTAAATGGGAAGACACGCCAGTGATTATTGGAATTAGTTCAACTATGACTCCAATTAGTAAGATTCCATTCCCTGCAATAACAGTTTGTAATATGAATCAGGCAAAGAAATCGAAAGTAGAAGATTTAATACC TGGATCGCTAGGATATTCCATGCTACAGAAAACTTGTTATAAAGAGAATACTTATGGCAATTTTACAAAATCGAATCATCGTTATAAAAACGAAACGTTCCCCAACTTTATACTAAATGTTTCTGAGAGATGCGAAGATTTGATAGTGTCATGCATGTTTCATAAAAAAAAGTTACCATGCACTGATATCTTCAGAGAAATCTTTGTAGATGAGGGCTTGTGCTGTGTATTCAATTTGTTGCATccatattatttatacaagttCAG GCCAACATACATTCGGGACTACACCTCAACGAATAGGTTTGCAGACATTGCAGTGGATTGGAATCCTATATCTGGCTATCCACCGAAACTACCGTCCAGCTATTACCCGCGGCCAGGAGTTGGCGTTGGCATTGCTATGGGCTTACAAATAATACTCAATGGTCACGTGAATGATTATTTTTGTTCCTCTACAAATGGACAAGGATTCAAA GTGCTATTGTATAACCCAATCGATCAACCACGTATGAAGGAATCTGGATTACCAGCAATGATCGGGCATCAGACAACATTTCGTATAATCGCGCGGAGCTTTGAAGCCCTGCCCAGCATTCGTAACATCCATCGAACTAAACGACAATGTATTTTTAGCGATGAAGAAGAACTTTACTTTTATCGTTATTATACGCGACGCAACTGCGAATCTGAATGCGATGCATTGTTCTTCCTTCGACTGTGTGATTGTATTCCATACTATCTGCCGTTGGTGTTTGCTAACGCTACAGTATGTGATGCGGCTCAGTTTGATTGCTGGAATAATGCGGAATTACAGATCTTTGACAAGAAAAGATCTGAATGTAAAGATTTGTGCCTAACCAGTTGTCATGATCTGACGTTCTTTCCTGATGCTTTCACAACTCCTTTTAGCCAACAGGACCTGAAGGCCCAGAGTGATTATTTAAAGAATTTATCAAATGAATATATCCGAAAAAACTTGGCAGTAGTAAATTTCTACTTCACAGAAAATTATTTTAGAAGCAATGTGAGGACTTCGTACACCGGACCAACTGAATACATGT CTTTAACTGGTGGTATCATGAGCCTTATGATTGGATTTAGCGTTATCTTTATCGCCGAAATTCTTTATGTTGTTGTTCTATTTTtcatattattatttttcaatCTTTAA